DNA sequence from the Anguilla anguilla isolate fAngAng1 chromosome 4, fAngAng1.pri, whole genome shotgun sequence genome:
AGGGGGCTCCGCAGGGCATCCCTCAGGGCGCCCAGCCTCTCACTGTGGGTCTGCTCATCACGCTGCAGGAGCTTGGCCTGGAGCCTCTCCAAGGCCTGCATAACCTGCTGTCGCTCCAGTGTGGACACTGCGAGcatcatatacacatacacatgcacgcacacacacacacacacacacgtacacacgtacacacgcgcacacacacacacacacacacacacacacgaaacagAATCTCTCACTTAATTTCATGGTTAAACAGTGAAATGAAGGTATGTTCATAATTCAAAAGGGTTTAAGCACATTACActcataaataaacatatttttaagaaGACAGAGTAAAACCAGCTACCTGCAGGAACATTTTCATACATTGTCCTTCTTGCAAAATGAATAAGACAGAATCTGCAGAAGGGGGAGGATAAAGGTgtaacaatgacaacaacaacaaaaaaacctaaaaaccGGTCTCTCGTCGATTTGCCAAATATTATTAGTATTTCAGAAAAGCAATACAGTGACAAGTGTGTCAGCACCTGATTAGCGAGCTGACCAACTCCCAGACGGATTTCCAGGAAGTTGGTCACATTTTGTTGGGTGGGATTTGAAAGTTGTTAAGAGAAAGGAGCCTTTTTTCTCTTACCTTCTATTCTACGAACTTATTAAGTCTGCTAATGTTACCTACCTTTAAACACAATTCAGATTATTCTGTTCCAGTTTATGTTGTAGCATAATGACCTTTAATTCTGGAGAAGCTATTTTCTCATGATCTAACCCAGGACACTTATGATTAGGAAACGTCTGTTCGTATAATGACAGTCACAAAGATACATACATCCGATTACTCTCGGCGTGTGGCTTAAAATGAACCAAGATACACAATTTTGTTCTAGTTCGCGAACATAGCCAGAATGGCCAACAATTCCAAACTTGTCACCAATATGCCTCGCTGGCTGGCTTGCGCGTTAGATTGCCTGGTTTCTGCTTCTGAGTCAGATTAACCCACCAAGGTAAATTACctaacagacacaaacaaaacaactcacaacaaacacaaattgactttttaaaacttAAGCTGTGATTTCCAGATAAGAATGTTCCTTACCTGTTCGACGGAAGTTTATTAAAGCAGAGGACGTCCGCACCTCacctgaaacaggaagtgcagaacTGGGTTAAACAATGGGCGAAACAACAGAAAACTCTCACAAGAGTACCTATCTGGATAACGAACCGTATAAGAACCCAAAGCCACTCATTCGACGTTAGGTTCGCAACCAGATAACAGACCCAGCAAGATTTAACGTTACTGTTTTAAGAAAGCAGGTGCACGTCAGCTATCTAACATTACGTTAGCAATCAAACATGAACGTTTTTTCTTAGAAAGTTACTTAGAGACTTACAATGAGCATGCCttgatttgaaaagcaaaactTTGTAACAACTGAATTTGGCTAGCGATACTTGACTCTGGTCTTACTAGTTGACTAATAATCTAGCTATCCGAGTTTAGTAACATTTTCAGATGGGTAGTTTGCCAATGTTAGCTATCCAACGTTACTttcacagctagctagctgtttgTTCACTGGATAGTTAGCTAAAAATTCAAATCAAGCATCCGCCATCATTTTAAGTAATCGAGCGTGACTGAGTACAAACAAACCAACATTCACGCAGTGAATCCTGATTAGTTGTACTTGTGGTCGTTGTTGGTAAAGTTAACAGCTCTTACAGGTGGGAATGTGCTAATCGAACGGGGTTTCGGGTCACAAATGAGCTGTCCCTTTAACAACTCTCAGTCACGTGACAACGAAACGCTGTCAACATGGCTGCCTCTAGGAACCTCAGCCTTTGTTTACAGTCCCTACCTggggttattttattatttttgacttATTGTTTAATAATGGTATTGGCTAATGAAGTAGATAGTTGTGAAAACCTGCTTTTGGGGCAATATCCTTTCGATTTCCTCCGGAGATATCATGAAATATGTTCAGCTAGGTTGGCAAGCTGAGATAGCTAGCTCTGCTAACGTTagttgctaacgttagctagaatTTAACGACGTAAATGATCTTTCCAGTTACTAGTAGCTAAGATTTACATGGAAACTAAATTCAGCAAACTGGTGACATTTGCAACCATTTCAATTTGatagtaaatgtgtgtgtgtagtaattGTCAGCTTGCTAGCTAAATTGGCTAGTTCCGCTAATGTGCCCATTCCGATTATAAAAACATCAATGGGGAATGGCTGGCTAGCTCGGCTAATTCGCTGTAATTGCTCTCAAAACTGGGGCAAATTAGTGGTTATTTGTCAGAGAGTTcaatatcacattacatttttggtaTAGATCTTACGGGGTGAGTTTCCCgtggtatttttaaatatggtaATTCGATGCGTCTATTTTCGCTATATGAAAACGAACAGTAACGTGTACAGTTCATTGACTTGCTGTACTTGTCTTTATTAGTTACACTGAAAGCGAAAACACAAGCAACAGCGCACTGTAATAGGTGCCTTGTATATTCTGGTTAAATGAAAGACAGTTGTGGAACACATGAGAACTACCAATTGAAAGTTATAATTGCTGACATTCTTGGGTGACTTTCGGTGTGGCTTTTGTGGAAACGGATGTGCATATAGACATGTTTAATCAAAATTTATAGAATTCTTTAATAATTCCAAGTCGGATAAGGAAGCATAGAGTGGCAGTGGACTTACCAATGCACGCTGGACACGATCAGCTAATAAATCTATTCAGTCACTGGAGTTCCTTTATTCCAAGTGATTTGTATAATTATCTTAGTGTCACTTGTTTGGGAGCAGAATGAAGCTTATGTGCAGTACCAAATGTGTCAGCTGGATCTCTTGTGTAAGAGACTTTGCTGAAAACAGCTGCCCTTTTTCCTAAATGTACTTGTATTACagagtatttatatttatccgatgaaaatatattgtgtgatacataaccttaaccttaacatTTGCCACATATCGTTGCAAAGAGCCAAAGATAGATGATGCTACACAAGAGCCTGAAACCTGCAAGGATTCAGTTGCTTGGGGTGAGTGGTAACTGTGACttcattttcatccattttattttctgaaatagtttcacacagacatttgtTTCACAGTTAGTTGAAGAGTCATGTTATGCATAATAATGCCCACCATATATGTAGCCAATGCATTTGCTCCctgaaaatgctgtatttaAGTATACAGACAGTCAGAATAGAATACAGGCATATCCCACTGTACAATGTTGCAAAGTAGCTGTATTCTTCTGGAGAAATACGTGGCAATAATTTAGAAGCATACATTCGTAACAagtcaaaatattaatttgaagattcacaccacacacattgCCACTTGCTGTGTTTTCACAAGTCACAAGTTTGTGAACCAATAACATTACTTGCAAACTCAAGAAGGGTCTGGAGAACTGCCGTTAGCtgatatttttctgattttgagACTTACATTTCCATGTCTGGGGCTGAGTATGCAGATAAGACTGCCAGCTAGCTATCTTAGCTTAGCACTCCCTTTGGAATGCAGCCTAAGCATTATAGATTACCTGCAAATTCAGAGATCAGAGACGTGAATTAGCACATGAGTATTATATAAACCTTTaatgaaaatttgaaatgttgaaTACATTCGTTCAGTTTTAGCAGTGAACATTTTCAGCCCCTTACTTTTACTGTGACAtgtaaatgatctttttttacatttctgtttttacttgATCTCTGTCATTGTTTCAGTGGAATGTCTGCCTGCACGCGAAATCAGCTGCCGCTTGGCCAATGGGACAGAATTTACATTCAGCGGAAACGAAGTTGGATTCAACAGAACTGTGCCGTGTCGAAACGTGTACGTAGAAAATCGTCTTTTGAATTTCTTATGCGGCTTGTCTAATTCTAACACACCATCTTCAAAAAAATACACCAGTCATgattgtgaaaagaaaaacaatggtcAAATATGTACTATCCCTTGACATTTGATATCATGTTCCTATCCCCCCCTGCTAACACTGTGTTTTCTTCCTGTCAGGAGTGGTTATTCATACAGAGTTGCAGTGGCCCTTTCACTCTTCCTTGGATGGCTTGGGGCAGATCGTTTCTATCTGGGATATCCAGCCTTAGGTGAGATTTCGGTTTCTTGTTGATTCTGCAGTTATACGCTGCCAGCCAGCGGTAGTCTAATCCCACTGAGCTGGGGGACGTGGTGTCCTTCTCACAGCTGGGAACCGAGATTTAGCTGCAATGAATCTGTCACCGGTTTGGAAGGACACTGAGCTTCTGTCGAAACTGTGAAGAGCTTTGGGTCCTGAAGGCCAGCAAAATCCTAATTTCTTCGTGTAATTCTGAAAAAAGGAGCAtgcaaggatttttttttattctgccgTGAAAGAAAGTTGAGGTCAGTTTCAGATTTACGCCAGCCTGAGACACGTCGATGGCATAAGACCAAGAACTTCAGGATATCCTCAGCACACCAAGAAAGTAGCAAGCATCCTGTACTGATAAATTAGTTTTACGTTCATGATGCAAGGATTTAACATTTTGTGCTTAaatcaaaaaacatatttacctATGAGTCGTTTTGCCTTGGCATTGACAAAGAATTTCCTGCAACAAAAAAGCTGTTTCCTCCTAATAGCTTATAATTACAAATGAAGGCTGTCAAACAGCGttgttttcagtgcttttatAATGGTTTGATTCATCACCCAGTAGTGAATGATGAAAGGAATAAATAGTTTACCTCAGTCCTGCAGCTTTCCACCAGGCATGCTCAAAATGGTACGCTGTGCTAAAATTTTCCTATGCACTCTGGAATCAAGGATGTTGCAGTGATTTAGACTGACCTAAAAATACGATTTGGCATTCCAAATGAGAAAAGAACATTCTGGATAAAAATAGTCTTGAAGGACGTCGAGTAGTGCCCCTCCTTTCAGTTAAGCTGTACAACCCAGAGATGTACACATGGTGCAGACACAGTTGTCAGTAATGACTGAATTAATGAGATTgttcattagatttttttggagGCTCCAGCAAGTCTAGGTATGGACCTAAGATTGCCAAGACTTGATTTGATTATGTGGAAGGATTGTGTAGATTGTAGAAACTGCATAACTTGGCTTggactgtgtttttgtttttttgttaccaGCTAGTCTAATACCCCGGGCTAGAATATGCCTTACCATGCCGATTACTTACTCAGTAGGGTCCCACGTACCTGACAacagccagtggaggatggacTTCTCTCGTCCTGAGATTTCCTCCCCCTTGGGGGTCTTTTTATTCCCCCTGggaagtttttattttgacctcacttactgtttttttgggggagcaGGCCTACTCTTTCctaattttctgtgtttttgtggcaGTATCTCTGGATAATGcagcatgcaaataaaatgtaatggaacTGAGTGCATAAAACACTTGTCAGCAAAGGTTGAAGGAAGCGCCTGTGAATCTGTTCATTATTTGTGATGTGCTGACTGACGATTGGCTGGTTTTGCCGGGATGAGAATGGGAAACCGAAGGAACGGGAGCTCACCAGCTCCGCTCCGTTTCTGTGACTGAGGAATCACAGGGCAGAGCGGCCATTTCCAGCAGCAGAGAGCGggggcctgaggagagaggcTTTGTGAGCGAGCCGAGCGCTAACAGGCCGAGCGCTAACAGGCTGAAGCGGCGCTTCACGCCCGTCTGGGGCAGGGCGGAGGGAGTTTCCTCCGCCCGCTACGCACAAAATAATGTCCCCATTATCTCATCCAGAAGGACTCCCTGCTATAAATAGGCCCCGAATCAAAACACTGAAGTTAAGCGTGAACCAGCACGtattccccacccccccctcttcttTCCCTTTTGAttgaggttttatttttaattaagcacCTGCAAGATCACAAAGGGCCCCGGCGGATGAAAGGCCTCCCCGGCTCTCCGCCGGCTTTTGTTTCCGGAGCGCGGGGATTGGAGcggcagccccctccccccccccccccccccccccccacgctgggCGGGCGCGGGCCGGCTTAAGCCGCGGCGCGGAGACGCACCTGGCCTCCCCCGGCAGAGCGGCGGGCCCGACGCCGCTGCGCCATTAAGCCATTAAGACGCGCCCGGAGCGCGCGGGCATGCGGCGGGCACCGCCTAAACCTGCACTTCAGCCCGCCGCCGAGCAATCAACACACCTAGGCCCCCAAATGAGCAATTTGGGATAATATTAATGCAAATTTACTGTAATTATGTTATAATCGCGCTagcaagattttaaaaaattggttgTAAAAACCCTTTGTCTTCCAGTGGCCTCTGTGGAACGGGTAATTGGTGGGTTTTCTGTAATCTGCAATAATAGCACAAAGTCCTGAGTCGAGGCAAAGTGTACGTTAGCCTGTTAAGTACGGTGGTGCCTCTGTGCTGCCGAATAAAGCTAGCGTATAGTCATCTAAATAAAGATCGTATGTGGTGTGGCATCCTGATATCGTCTGTCACATTTCAGTGTCAGTTGCCTGAGGAGATAAAGGGAGCTTTGCCACATTTATGCACCCCTGCATTGTGCAGCTCAGTCTCCTCTCGccataaaaaacaatgtttatggCGCTCCTAGAACTGAACAAACTGAAGCTGAACACAGAGTCCCcggattcatttttttcttgcgCGTATTACCTCTCCGGACCGGTTTCGCTTCGCCGAAGGATgtgggagaggggaaaaaaaaaaaacgcattaaCCTGGCACAGCTTAGCTTGAAATGCAAAACCACAGGCCGAAACAAATGGACCAGCAAAGCAAATGTACAAAAGCCCCGCTCGTGTACAGTCCAGGGGAGATGGCATTTTCAGTGGCACACCCTCTCCTCCTGAGCGAATGCACGGTCGCTGCCGCACGTGGTCAGAATTATATCAGGGAACGGGAAGCTGAGCGCCTTCAGGCCCCCCTGGCTGCCTCCTTCTCAGACAGCGCTTTGCTGAGGCTTTCCGCAGAGGCACTGAATTACTCTGTACGAGGCTGGGGCCTGCGCTTTGCAGTCGCACAGTCCCTAAAAAGTGGACGCCCTTGTTGTAAAACTGTGGCATTTACGGGCGCGCTCCTCTCGCTGTTTCCTAGGCCTGCTGAAGTTCTGCACGGTGGGTTTCTGTGGCATTGGCAGTCTGGTGGACTTCATGCTGATATCCATGCAGGTAAGATGACAGCACGTCTCATGGCCAGattgaagacccacctcttcagccTAAATCTCATTTCCCCTCTCGTCCCCTCCCCCTAACACTTATACCTTTTTCACTAGCTCTGATATTTACTTGGTTTGAGGTTTTTCTTGTCATAGATGTAATCTGTACGTATTCAGGGTTTGTAATTTCAATGTAAGTTCTTTCATTGTATAGTGCTGTGATGATGTTAGTTCATATTCTCATTGGTCTGGGAAAGCTGTTAGCCTGGTCTGGCTCTATTACTCATGCAAATCAGGTAAATGCTTTTATGCTCTCCTACACTGCAAGTCgttctgggtaagagcatctgctaaatgaatgtaatgtaatattacttaaaaagatattttattaatatatatgtGGTGAGCCACccagtgtgctgtggtgcaTAGGCTTTCCATTGTACTCAGCGTTAAGAGCTGTGTCCATGCCTGTTTGGTAGAGAGGAAGCCAGATGCCACTGCTCCTTTCCTTTCTGTAACTCTTGAATGATATTGATGTGTGAGTTTTCCTGGACAGGTCCCCAGCCATAGCAGTGTTGcctaaatctctctctcttgattGCTGAGCGCCCAGCTGGGGGAAATGGAGTTGTAGGCTGTACAGTATTTTATAAGCCGAGTTCCTACAGCACATAGATAGAGTGGCTGTATCTGTAGCTGGAGATACAGGACAGGGTGGGATCATTCTGGGGCAAAGCCAGCTGAATGACCAGAAAGGCCGGAATGATCCGCCCCGAACCCTCGGCGAGTCGACACAGGGCGGTTTTCGGGGGCACCTGAGCCTCCGAAgccacccccccaaaaccccccaccccccccccggcggcggcggcgtgagCGGAGCTAACGGGCGAGCGGAGCTAAGGAGCGAGCGCTCCCCTTCGGCGCGGCTCTCGCCCCTCCCAGGCACGCGGTCCCAGAGGACCCCCCGTAACCCCCATTAAGGCCTCGCCGCCTGACAGGAGAAAAAGCCCAGCCATTCGTCATCTTGTTAGCCGCAACCTCGGCCTCTCCATCCTCATTAGGGTGCGGTGTTTACACGGAGGCGCGCGCGTGCGGGGCAGCCGGCCTCTCCTTTGTCCTTCGCCCGTGCTGCCGCTAGCGGCGGGAGCCCTGGGCGCGCGGCAGCCAGGAGGCCTGGCGCCACAGGTCCTTTCCCCAGCGCGCAGAGAGGGCCGCAGCCAAGGCCAGGGCTTAGCGTTCGCCAGAACTTTCTCACAGCAGATCACACAAGCGGCAGCTAATGCTCGGTGTGTGGAGAGCCGGGGAGTGATTGATTTTGTTTGAGCCTGCATTTAGGCGCTGCATGTAAAACCGCAATTCCCAGGATTCCTAACACCAGAGCTAAATTATGGTTTGACGGTACGGATACGCATTGCCTCCGCCCAAGCTGAAAGCAGCAGCCCTGTAGAGTCTGGCAGGGTTTCGCAAATCATTTCCAACCTCATTAGTCGACCGTTCTGCTTTTTACTCATCTGAATAGCCGTTCTGTGTAAACTATTTAAACAACAAAACCTCTTTATGAAGTCACTATTTATGCATTAAAACAAGTctacagaaaatacattttacagaacaGCTGGGAAACTTTCAAGGATCCTACAGTCTAGTATGTTCTAGTGTGGTTGTTTACACACTGACAAGACAGACAAGAATAAAGCATCAGAAGGTTGGTTATGGACGGTGTGAGTGTAACAGTACTCTTTAAATGTGAATATCATATTCACTATGAATAAGTTATATTTATCTAGTTCAGTATGTTCTGTATCAAACGAAAGAAACtgtatttttctccattttacaGGACCAAAATTATGAAATGTGGTATGCAGTGAAAATAGATTAGTAACAGTCATCCATTAATGTTACTTCTTAGTAGTATTTGAGATATGCTAGATATGCTGTGTCATGAGTAATTTGAGTGCTCATGTTCCGTGTAGAATCTTGCTGTGGGCACTGCATACCTGTATGAGCCTAATTTAGGAGAGGAGCCATAAATCAGACAGCCTTTACTGTGTTcatgagagacagagcagtGACATTCCACACACAGTGGGGAACAGCAGACAGAGAGCTCTCCTGTTggcctttctctcccttccccatCCTGCAGTCTAGGCAACACCGTAGGAGTGGAGTATCTTGAATTCAGCGAACCCCTGGGCAGGCACCACCCATTGGCTGAGAGACATGTCCTCACTGCAGCCCGCCTTCAAGTTCATATCGATGAGTCATCGccactccactcccccccccccccgccctcctcccctgctgcgaaaataaacaaacacaaaagcgAGGCTTCTCTTTCGCCTCTCCCGTTAAACGGAGGACCCGCACGCTCCTCCGCTCGCTTTCCTCCTCCCTCGGACGAGAAGGCGCTCTTTGCGGGCCGGGCGGGAACGAAGGGACCGCTCGTTAAGACCAGCGAAGGCGTCTTTGATTAACTGGAGCTCTCCGGTGTTTATTGTTCTCCTAATGTCTGAGCGGAGGCCCCGGGAGGGCGGTGCTTTTAAGAGTCGCCGCCGGCGCGCGGAGTCGCCGCTCGCTCACATTCTCAATTAGCGGCCCGCCGTCTCCGCGCCGCCCTCTCCGAGCGTGACACGTTTGATGAAGAGGCCGGCTTCTCGGTGGAAGCCATTTGCGCGTCTCGCTGCTTGCCAAATCACCATATTTTAACTATAAATACCTCGGCTAAGAGCAGCAGCGAGCAAAATGCGTCTTTGAGAACTAATGAATAGACACCTGGgacgttttattattatttatatttatcgaTTCTGTCAGAAAGACTCGTTCCTGGTGTTTGCCTCCGAAAAACCCACGATAAATAATGTTGCCTCAGTTCCTTGTTTACCTCTGAACTGGGCCCAGAGACAAGGTCATATTTGCATTTAACATGCTaatatacatactgtagagaGAGCGGTGTTTGAacatgttctgtgtgttttcgTTGGGAATGAAGGACCTCCTCCTCAACAACAAATCTGCTCTTTATtgagtgaacacacacacacacacacgcatagtgAGGACTTAACAGTGTGTTGAACAGGCAGGCTACTTTTCTATTACCTTTCTATTAGAGTTGTATGCAGCAGGTTTTCGGTCCTGACATTGTTTATCAGAGAGCCAGCTAAATCAGCTAAATCTAAACCTTTCAGAGGTCCCTGTACTTTGCGGCACTGAGCGCCAGATGTGTTTCCCTCTAAAAGGCAGGGCCATGGAGTCCAGGTGCTCTCAGTGTGGCTTGAGGGAGCCATTAGCCTGTCTGCGCGTCAGCCTTTCTGACAGGCCTGCACCCAGTACCCCAGTGATCTCATTCCTGCACTGCCACACTCAAACCTGCAGGCAGAGCCACCAACGAGAGCAGCAAGCATGCGGACCTGCACTGCAGCACCAGCTCAACCAGCCCCGTCAGCCTCGCTCATACAGCACGCaccacacgcattcacacacacaccgcacatgcACGGGTACACaccacacgcattcacacacaccacgcacacacaccacgcacatgCACGGGTACACGCaccacacgcattcacacacaccgcacacatgCACGGGTACACGCaccacacgcattcacacacaccacacacattcacacacaccgcacacatgCACGGGTACACGCaccacacgcattcacacacaccacacgcattcacacacaccgcGCACATGCACGGGTACACGCACCacacgcatttacacacaccGTGCACATGCACGGGTACACGCACCACACGCaccacacgcattcacacacaccgcGACACATGCACgggtacacacaccacacacacatgcgcgcacacacactcacacgcatatacacttgcatgcatgcacgcacacacctacagttAGTGAACAAAGAGCG
Encoded proteins:
- the tm2d1 gene encoding TM2 domain-containing protein 1 — protein: MAASRNLSLCLQSLPGVILLFLTYCLIMVLANEVDSCENLLLGQYRCKEPKIDDATQEPETCKDSVAWVECLPAREISCRLANGTEFTFSGNEVGFNRTVPCRNVSGYSYRVAVALSLFLGWLGADRFYLGYPALGLLKFCTVGFCGIGSLVDFMLISMQIVGPSDGSHYIVDYYGARLTRLSITNETYRKTQSSS